From the Melanotaenia boesemani isolate fMelBoe1 chromosome 9, fMelBoe1.pri, whole genome shotgun sequence genome, the window acttgggcacccctgctttacaGCAACACAGATTCATTAGTAATAATAGTTTAAAAATTCGTATAGAGTTACAAGTGATCAGAAGTTTGGCAGCATCAACAGTATCCTGTATTTGCAGACATTACCTACATGACTTACAGTCCAGAGACACATGCTTAGTTAATGGGTCATTCTGATCTGGGTTCAGGtttgaatttaaatgtgtatggttgtgtctttctgtgtttaGCCCTGCAGTAGGTCAGGATGTCCAAGGTGTACCTCACCTCTCACCCACTTGTAACTGTGATAGACTCTAGTCCCCCGGTGACCCTGAAGAAGATAAAGTGGGCATAGAAGTTTAGCTCTGACTTTGTGAGCCAAGACTAAACCTTCAGTTTGTGCCATCTGAGGTGTCCCTTGTAccctgtttgaaataaaaattcacACTCTTCAGACCTTATCTACTCAAACACTCCCATGTATTTCAACTCTGAATGGTGTCATAATAGACATCAGTCCATTCTCTGCTTACTTTTTTATTCTAAGAAGGTTTCCAAGACAAGCATCCCCTTCTCATCAGATAAACTCTGGCAAGTTAGTACTCAACACCAGCATGTGACTGCATATCATCAAAATAAAATTCTTTGAGAAATGCTAACAAGATGTTACCACTCCTGAAGATACAGGTGGTTTTGGTGATATTAGTCAAACAAGACCTCTGAGAAGACCCATAAGAAATGTAGTAGGTATTGATATTTGTGTGGCACAAGAAGATATTGCATTTTTCATCGTTGGATCATCTGGTTACAATGCCTCCTGGactcctccctggtgaggtagTCCAGGCACttcccactgggaggagaccccTGGAAAGACCTAGGACATGCTGGAGAGACTACATCCCTCAGCTGGACTGGGAACACCCCAGGATCCCACTGGACAAGCTGGCAAATATGGCCACAGAGACAAGTCTAGGCTTCTCTAAGCAGCTGCCCCCCGCAACCCGCCCATAGATAGGAGGCaagaaaaaagatggatggatggatggatggatggatgaatggatggatggatgatttcatcattttcttccACCAATGTGATGATGTGCTTCTAAATATCTTTGATAACCTGAGAAATTTGAAACATGCATTCCTGaatctgattaattaatataaatttgAAGCATGCATATATGACTCCTGATTAATTGTAAacatttaattcagaataaaaactaaaataacaacatCCTGCTAAACACAGTTGCTATTATCCTATCctaaaacagaattttttgaTGTTGATTAGAGTGGTGGTGCCAAACATCCacaatttcacattttatatCTTAAATTTCAGTTACTGTGGTTTTCTATCAGTAAAAACAGAGGTTTAAAAAGCCTTGTTATAAAGTCCAACAGAAATGAATCCAACAGTGCTTTTCAACTGAGTAGTTTGACCACTTGTATGTCTTTATTTTGATGGTGGATTTCACCAGTACAGCAACCAGCTATTAGTCCAgcgttttaaaaaaaaaagttcaattttgATAGCAAGAATTCAAAGGCTGTAGCTTCAAAGGCATtcagaaaatgaggaaaatgttgaatatgaaccTGAGTTCATGTTTGGAGTAAATTTActcatctcttttgtttattGAATGAAAAttggtaaataaataactgagaTATGAACTGTGTCATTAAGTCATATTGCTTGGTGCCATATTGGCACTTAGTGGGTTAATATCTGAAGTTATGGAAAGGGGAAGTGAAAAATCTTGCTTAAGGGTGTTTTTTGAAAAGACGAGCAATTTATTCATATTACTTTAacacaggggtgcccaagtccggtccttgagatctactatcctgcaacttccttcaacacacctgaatcaaatcaaTGGCTCGttaggcctctgcagagctgaatgataTATGGATGaaggaattcagccatttgatttaGGACaattggagaagggatgcatctaaaagttgcaagatagtagatctcgagcaCTGGACTTGTGCACCCCTACTTTAACACATCAGCAGCATTGGGGATGACTGCAGTACAAAAATTAGGAAGATAATCCATCAGTTCTCGGTACCTATTTCATCCTGTTCATGACTATATCAGCTTTACCTTTTTATACCAGTGGAAAAACATGAAGTATGAAGTTCAGTCACTTAGTCACACACAGTCAGCTATCAAATCATCTTATCTGCTGTGACTGACTGTATAAATGTGCAGATTTGTTTGTTCTATATTGAATCATGAGAAGATTATTTGTTTAGGAATTCAGAGTTTTAAATGAAGAATTAATTAAATGGCAATGAGCTGAGATGATTCAACTCAGAAAGCTCCAGGATGCAATAATTGCTCGTGATGGAAGCTGTCTCAGAAATCAGATGGTCATCTGAGAGgataatttaaagttaattgGCAAAGCACCTTTGGAGTAATCAAACTTTGACAAAGCTAACAAAGCTGAGTTAAAATGGATTAATTCTACATAATAATGTCtataattaaaatgaagctTAATTTCCTAACTCTTAGTATTAGTATTCTCAGTGGGTATCCCTGTAAGATCTTTATTCTAACACACCTTTTGGCTCCTGCTATCGCAGCAAGGCTTCAGACAAAGACAGATTGAGACAGTACTTATTTTCTTTGGATGTAaatttgtgaaaacaaaaatcttaaaGTTAGCTCCTTTAAAATCCCAAGTTGGCCAATCAGAGTTAAATCATATGTCATCACTTTGGAATTTGGCTTTTTGGGGTCCAATGCAAAAATAACACTGAAACTTGGTTTGGAAAATGATGTTCTTGGCAAAAAATGTTTCATACCAAATATGACCCACATctgcaattttcttttttcctcacatTTGACCATCGATTCGGTATAAGTTTAGTTGCTTAAGCTTAGGTACGTATGCCCAGACATAGCCTAAATCTGCTTTTCATTTGGGGTCACATCTGGCCCGTGCAACACATGCCAAAATCAAGACATGCCCTTTGGTCCATGTCTTGTCCACATTCTCCTTGCTAGTACCATTTCTGAGCCATGAGGACCAAAAGCAGCCCAGATTAGGCCTAAATGTGTCTTCTATCTGAGTCCTACTCAAAGtaataattcagatttttttttgtttttgttttttttttgttgttgtttttttctgatccAGTTGATGTTTTAGGGTGTATGTATGATCTATCACATCTTATCACAGTACTGGTCATCTACTGTTCACCTGCCAACGCTTGCCCCTCCTTCTGCCCCTCCTGCTTGGCTGCACTGTCCACCCTCTCTGAATGTTATTACTTTCTTCAGGCTGATTAGGTTTGGATGAATAGTGTCCTTTGTTTGGTCTCGTTTCCCACGACCCAGAATTCGCCTGCCAGTCGCGTGGCTCTGAAATGGGGGCCCCAGCTTTAAGGATGAGGAGCAAGAGGGGGGACATCTGGTCAGTCTGACATCTGTTCACTAACAGTTAAAAGCAAATGTCTAAGATtttgaaaaaaggaaatgtgatcAAAGCAGGCCGCAATAGGACTGCTATGTGAGGCAGATTGCAATCAAGACTTCTTTGCAGCACCCAATTCAGTGTGATTTTAGATTTTCAAATGGCCTTTGGGTCTGaagaacataaaacattagCTGATTTTGAGTAAATCTGACCTGCATGGTTATATGCTCTCAAGTGATTTGTCAGTCTATTGTATTTGAGCATTGAGGAAGCAGGTTTTGGTCCTTTTTGGGGACAGTGTAGTGTAATGTTGCTCCAGAAAAGAATGGGCAAGGGGCTCCCCGGAGTAAAGCACGGTAATTGCACACTCTTGTTCATCACTGGGAGAAAAGGAAACTGCAGATTTTCTGTTGTTGGGTGTATGGGTGGAGGGAGAGCAGAGCATGGTTTCAGGCTGGACATCTGTCGCTTGCAAgcgtttttccttttttctctctctctctctaggcCGGGTCTCTCGGTCATTGAATGGAGCCAGTGACCTGTCAGTCTTGACTGATGGGACCCCGTGTGTGGGAAAATCCTGCAGGCAAAGAGTTGAAGTATTCACATGCTAATTGCGCCCTATAAATAAGAGGGTCGTGCCGCGCCGAGGACCCTAGAGACGCACTGAGATTTTAGAGAAGAAGGGACAGAACTGGGAAAAATCATGACTGCCTCTTCTGCAACGCACAACGTGGAGAAACATCCCAGTGcaaaagaggagagaaaggTATTTCATACTTGGATACACTGTCGATCAGTTTGTTTTGTAGAGTAGGCGCTAAGCATTTGCAGcgcatttttattttcagtcagttATTTTCACCCAAACACTACGTTGTTACGTTTACAGCTGAGAAAGCCGCTCATTGAGAGGAAACGACGGGAAAGGATAAACAACTGTCTGGATCAGCTGAAAGAAACCGTGATCGGCGCGTTTAGGCTTGACGTGAGTACGAGCGCACGTGTCTTCTCCAAGTAAACAATGGTGGCTGAGAAGAAACAACATTAAGGCTTCTGTTCTCTCAACAGCAATCCAAACTGGAGAAGGCAGATATCCTCGAGATGACTGTGAAACATCTGCAGAACATCCAGAATAATAAACTTAACGGTGAGGAACGTGATGTTTTTGACACTGTGGGGACCATTAAGTTGGTTTTAGGCTTGATATTCAGCCATTTCTTTTCGTAATCTCCTGCCCACTGGAAGGAGATTGGATGGAATAAACATAAATTTACGATCGTTTGtttgaaagtttgtttttaaacccaTTCAGTTAAAATGAGGCAGCAGATGCAGCATCAGCGCATCACTTATTCAGCTTATGTTGCGAGACGTGTGGAATGCTTTGAGCTGTGTATAagtagagatttttttttctaaataagttttttttttttttttactcttgctGGCTTATTTTTTCTAAACCACGCACACGCAAtgtcaaataaaactgaaatgcaGGTTGCACGGTCACCACAAGGGGTCGCTGTTAAACAATTTCTCACTTATTCTATCTCCCTCCCACCCAGATCCAACAGTAGGCCTGGAGGCTCAACAGAGATATAGTACAGGTTACATCCAGTGCATGCATGAAGTCCACAACATGCTGCTCACCTGTGACTGGATGGACAAAACCCTAGGTTCCCGTCTGCTCAACCACCTCCTCAAGTCTCTGCCTAGGACCACCGATGAGCGTACCTTTCCCCATCCCACATCCAGACATGATGTTCCTCCTTCTGCCAACCAATCTCTCCCAGGCACCCCTGTCAGGGGAGATCTGCTGCCCAGGAGCCAGCTGCAGATGGAGGCTCCTGCCTGCCAGGTGGCTGAGCAGCAGGAGAAACCATTGCTCCCCAGGTCCCACCTGGGCATGCTGCAGATGTGGAGACCCTGGTGAACTTGTGGATCAGTTATcttgtttgtccattttttGTTAGACCATCCTCTGTTATGTATCTTATAGATATGCtgctcagaaaacaaacatgggaCGGTTGTGTTCCAGTGAACATTATTGTAGGTGTGCTATAATAATTCTCTACAGACCATTTCTCAGTACTTCCCTTAAGAAGTTGACTTCTTGTAGCCTGCTTAATAGAAGGCTCTTATTAATCtttcatgtatttattgtattaacagctttatttatttaatattataagGTATGACTTTGCTTCTTAGACCACTGGTGTGGCTTTGCATAGATTTCTTTATCTTCCTCCTTTGCTGAATAATTAACcttaacattaataataataaaagctatTACACACTCACACTAAGTTTTTAAGCTCTATGAATTTTGTTAATCTACAGTTGTTatttacctccaccaaggcgaAGAGCGTGTATTTCACAACATTGGTTTGTctgatgtctgtctgtctgttagccacataactcaaaaagttatggacagattttgatgaaattttccaGAAATCCCAAAAatagaataaggaacaagtgatagGATTATGGGGGTGGTCTGAATCACTGCCTGGATGCAGGAATTTCTTTTAAACGATTCTTAGGGAGATGGGGACAATTTTGCCATTAGAACTTCTAACTCAAAAGTAATGCCCACAGTCAatggcaataataataataataataataataataataataataataataataataataataataataataacactggCTTGGCAGAAGTGTACGCTCTcttgagtgcttctagttatgTTTTGATAATTCTGCTATAGCATTGTGGAGAGGGACAAAAGACATATAGCTTGTCCTGATCTAACAGAGGTAccctgtttattttttcaaggTTTTTAGTAG encodes:
- the her8.2 gene encoding hairy-related 8.2, which translates into the protein MTASSATHNVEKHPSAKEERKLRKPLIERKRRERINNCLDQLKETVIGAFRLDQSKLEKADILEMTVKHLQNIQNNKLNDPTVGLEAQQRYSTGYIQCMHEVHNMLLTCDWMDKTLGSRLLNHLLKSLPRTTDERTFPHPTSRHDVPPSANQSLPGTPVRGDLLPRSQLQMEAPACQVAEQQEKPLLPRSHLGMLQMWRPW